Proteins encoded in a region of the Cohaesibacter intestini genome:
- a CDS encoding carbon-nitrogen hydrolase family protein — protein MDKFRAACVQMRCGRDIGTNLDLAERLIREAAADGCVYIQTPEQTSTMEMSRKALMAIIAEQDADEGLKRMQALARELSVWLHIGSMSFLASDPATGEPKAANRSLVLTPDGSVVATYDKIHMFDVDLENGESYRESSSFEVGARAVSVALPWGELGLSICYDLRFPYLYRALCQQKGASILAIPSAFTKKTGEAHWQVLMRARAIECGAFVIAAAQGGTHENGRKTYGHSLIVDPWGKVLVEAEDEPCFVAADIDMGQVAKCRQAIPSLTHDRSFDI, from the coding sequence ATGGATAAATTTCGGGCTGCCTGTGTGCAGATGCGCTGTGGCCGAGACATCGGGACCAATCTGGATCTGGCTGAAAGGCTGATCCGTGAGGCCGCTGCCGATGGTTGCGTCTATATTCAGACCCCTGAGCAGACCTCTACCATGGAAATGAGCCGCAAGGCACTGATGGCAATCATTGCCGAACAGGATGCGGATGAGGGCCTCAAGCGGATGCAGGCTCTGGCCCGTGAGCTGTCTGTCTGGCTGCATATCGGCTCGATGTCTTTCCTTGCATCAGACCCTGCGACCGGTGAGCCGAAAGCAGCGAACCGGTCGCTGGTTCTGACGCCTGACGGGTCGGTGGTGGCGACCTATGACAAGATCCATATGTTTGATGTGGATCTGGAAAATGGCGAAAGCTACCGGGAATCGAGCAGTTTTGAGGTCGGGGCAAGGGCTGTCAGCGTGGCTTTGCCATGGGGTGAGTTGGGGTTGAGCATCTGTTATGATTTGCGCTTCCCCTACCTCTATCGGGCGCTCTGCCAGCAAAAGGGCGCGTCGATTCTTGCCATACCATCCGCTTTTACCAAGAAGACAGGGGAAGCCCATTGGCAGGTCCTGATGCGGGCGCGCGCCATTGAATGCGGGGCCTTTGTCATTGCGGCAGCGCAGGGAGGCACACACGAGAATGGCCGCAAAACCTATGGCCATTCGCTGATTGTCGATCCGTGGGGCAAGGTTTTGGTTGAAGCCGAGGACGAGCCTTGCTTTGTTGCCGCTGACATCGATATGGGGCAGGTGGCCAAGTGCCGGCAGGCGATCCCGTCTTTGACCCATGACAGATCTTTTGATATCTAG